In Eremothecium gossypii ATCC 10895 chromosome IV, complete sequence, the genomic stretch CGCGCGCCGGAGCTGATCTTCGGCGCGACGAACTACACGACGCAGATCGACATATGGTCCACCGGCTGCGTGATGGCCGAGCTGTTGCTTGGACAGCCCATGTTCCCGGGCGAGTCGGGCATCGACCAGCTAGTGGAAATCATCAAGATCCTGGGCACCCCGACGCGGCAAGAGATATGCGCCATGAACGAAAACTACTCCGACCACAAGTTCCCCCAGATCAAGCCCATTCCGTTGAGCAAGGTGTTCAAGCGTGAGGACGCACACACGGTGCAGCTCCTCAGTGACGTGCTGCAGTACGACCCCACGAGGCGCTTCAACGCGCTCATGGCGATGTGCAGCTCCTACTTCGATGAGATCACCGGCCACAACACCGAGCCTGAGACCGTTGCCCCGGGCGCGTCGATCTCAGAGCTGTGGCAGGGCGTAGTGCACAGTCTACAGCTGCTGCACTTCAAACCCGAGGAGTTTAACGACCTGAATGACTTGGAACGATCCCTAATCCAAAACAAATTGATTGCTAAGCAACCTCCGAATGTACCCTAGGGCCTGTGGCCGGTGTTcgcagcgcctgctccgACGCTGGTCGGCGAGGCACGTACACTCATGCATTTGCATACCGCCTTACCCGCACCGTGTACCTCTGCCTGCCGCGCATCCTGGCACCTCGCAAACCTGGTACTACTTCCATGCACGACACATCCACACAGACACGACGCAGAATTTACGCATGCACTTTAGTGCAACTACCTAAGTACCAAGAAGAGATTCTTTATCAAGTACATTAATAAGTTTTACCTCGTTTTGCAACTAACATGCCTGAGCCCGTAAGCCTGACGTCTTGCGTTTCTGTACACTCTATTTATTTCCCGTAGCCCAACTTTGGTCGGCGCCTTGCCGGTGCTCCTGGTGTCTTGAGACTCGCCATCCCAACGCAGactcgctgctgcagccCGCCCGACGACATGGGCAGCCACGAGATGGTCCGATTCGGAGCATTCGACGCGGAACCTGAAAAAGTTCCCAGTACCCTTCAGCCCGTGCGCCAGCGATGTGAACCCCGAAGATAGCGTCTCCGGCTGGACATGTCTTCGTACACATGCCAGAACAACGTGCCCTCCAGCATTCCGCTTGCCGAATACCTGTTCCACAGGCTGCGGCAGCTAGGGGTCACCACGGTGTTCGGGCTGCCCAGCGACTACAACATGTTCCTTCTGGACGGCCTGGAAAATGTGGCAGACATGCATCTATGCTGCAACACTAACGAGCTCAACGCGTCCTACGCAGCGGACGGCTACGCGCGCATGCAGCGGCTGTCCTGCCTGGTGTCGACATTCGGGGTGGGCGAACTCTCCGTGGTGAACGGGATCGCGGGCTCGTTCGCAGAGCATGTGGCGGTGCTACTGATTGTGGGCATGCCGCCCGCATCCGCGCAGCGCAggaagctgctgctgcaccacACGCTCGGCAATGGCGACTACGACGTGTTCCGCCGCCTCGCCAGCGACATCTGCACATACTCGACCGTGGTCAGATCCGCGCACACTGCTGCGGAGGTGCTGGACCACTGCATCGCGCGCTGCTACCGGGACCAGAAGCCCGTGTACTGCGGCGTGCCCATCAACCTGGCCGAGGCCATGCTCCCGAGCGCGCCGCTGGACGTGCCCCTGCCGCTACTTGACGAGCCGTGCGCCccgctcgacgagctcGTCGCGCTCCTGCTGGACAAGATCTACGCCGCCAAGCACCCCGTCCTCGTGGTCGACGCCTGTGTCGCGCGCCACGGCTGcatgcagcagctccagcgcctcgccCAGGCCACCGACTTCCCCGTCTGCTGCACGCCAATGGGCAAGGGCATCGTCGACGAGCAGGGCGCGCGCTTCGCCGGCGTGTACGTCGGCTCGCTGTCTGCGCCGCAGGTGCGTGAGGTCGTGGACTTCGCGGACTTCGTGCTCGTCGTGGGCGCCCTCACCGCGGAGTTCTGCACCTCGTCCTTCCACTTCGCGTACAAGCCCAAGAACATCGCGCTGCTCCACGCGCGCCACGCGCGCGTCGCTGCGCGCGTCTTCCCCGACGCcccgctgcgcgccctgctcgccctcttgctccagcgcctggACCCCGCGCGCGTCTGCCACGCCCGCGAGCCCGTCCCCGAGCCCTCCGCCCTGCGCGTCGCGCCCAACCCCGCCACGCCCCTGCGCCACGAGTGGCTGTGGGCCCGCCTCTCGCGCTGGTTCGCGCCCGGCGACATCCTCGTCTCGGAGACCGGCACGTCCGCATTCGGCGTCCTGCAGACCCGCCTCCCGCCCGGCGTCTGCGTCGTCTCGCAGCCGCTGTGGGGCTCCGTCGGCTA encodes the following:
- the THI3 gene encoding branched-chain-2-oxoacid decarboxylase THI3 (Syntenic homolog of Saccharomyces cerevisiae YDL080C (THI3)); the encoded protein is MSSYTCQNNVPSSIPLAEYLFHRLRQLGVTTVFGLPSDYNMFLLDGLENVADMHLCCNTNELNASYAADGYARMQRLSCLVSTFGVGELSVVNGIAGSFAEHVAVLLIVGMPPASAQRRKLLLHHTLGNGDYDVFRRLASDICTYSTVVRSAHTAAEVLDHCIARCYRDQKPVYCGVPINLAEAMLPSAPLDVPLPLLDEPCAPLDELVALLLDKIYAAKHPVLVVDACVARHGCMQQLQRLAQATDFPVCCTPMGKGIVDEQGARFAGVYVGSLSAPQVREVVDFADFVLVVGALTAEFCTSSFHFAYKPKNIALLHARHARVAARVFPDAPLRALLALLLQRLDPARVCHAREPVPEPSALRVAPNPATPLRHEWLWARLSRWFAPGDILVSETGTSAFGVLQTRLPPGVCVVSQPLWGSVGYSVGACLGVLVATRAAAPPRRVVLFVGDGALQLTVQELSTMVRLRLAPLIFVLNNRGYSADRLLNRARHRANARYYDVQPWHNLALAPAFGASAYDPRAVTTVGELDALLSDPAFAQPSVLKMVEVALPSMDGPPALLDTLVPEHPEHADHKRPKLV